The DNA sequence TGTGGGTTCGAAGCTGACAGGGACTACAATGCAGCCTTAGAAATCAAGCGTTTGGGACTGGCGAAACTTGGAGTGGAAGCACAGACGATGACAGTAGGTCAGGGCATGGCCGAATCAACGCCTGCGGAGACTGCGCTCCCTGGGGAGACTGAGGAAACATCCAATAATGTGTCTCCAAAGCGCGTCGTTGAAACAGGAAGCCCCTGCCTCAAGGAGCCGCCGAAGGCGACGAGTAGGCAGGGGTAGTTCACCTACCGAGAGACTCTGTCTTAATCTATTACACCAGCGAAAAGAATATGCCCAATCACATATTAATACAATGTATACATGACATCGATAAGTGCGAGAGTCCCTGACGAAGAGGCTCAAAATATAGAAGAGGTTGCCGACCTCCTCGAAGAAGACAAAAGCACCACAATACGTAAGGCACTAAGCGAGGGTCTGACCGATCTAAGAATTGAGGTCGCGATACAGAAATACCAATCGGGAGAAGTATCCACTAATCAAGCAGCTAGAATTGCAGATGTCAGCATATCCGAATGG is a window from the Candidatus Afararchaeum irisae genome containing:
- a CDS encoding transposase; the encoded protein is CGFEADRDYNAALEIKRLGLAKLGVEAQTMTVGQGMAESTPAETALPGETEETSNNVSPKRVVETGSPCLKEPPKATSRQG
- a CDS encoding UPF0175 family protein — translated: MTSISARVPDEEAQNIEEVADLLEEDKSTTIRKALSEGLTDLRIEVAIQKYQSGEVSTNQAARIADVSISEWIQIAREHNLTTQISPEDLEKDVETIEDL